A window of Natranaeroarchaeum aerophilus contains these coding sequences:
- the grpE gene encoding nucleotide exchange factor GrpE: MTEDEGAEAVAPDPEEDVELQIREDLVAQVADRDPELGQEVKSLAEIAIQLNGAVDELEGALEATQDELAETESELADARADLDEREATIDDLEERLKQKQAEFQNYKQRQEREKERIKERAAEDLVERLVEVRDNLLRAADQDHDNVESIREGVEMTLKSFDRILEDENVSPIEPEPGADVDPKTHEVMMRVDSDEPEGTVAELYRPGYEIADKLIQSAQVTVSTGAEVEDEETTEDGEADEDDAEMEPDDGVSEADEEDVDSEESETGDEDTEHEGDEHDVGDGEDVPEKSDAAEAADSDDSEVDEEGTDTKEDETDDEDAGTDDEDEAGEGDEHESGDDDDPEETEAAEDTGSGEAEAAEESDHGETKADEDADSEEGNTGDEADEEGANTEDSDPDEETTDHAEGNDAQGKDTDAETADADEKDDGTEVDEDDKPTEQDADEDAGKDDNAE, translated from the coding sequence CGGGAGGATCTGGTCGCACAGGTCGCCGACCGGGATCCGGAGCTCGGCCAGGAGGTGAAGTCGCTGGCCGAGATCGCCATCCAGCTCAACGGGGCGGTCGACGAACTCGAGGGGGCCCTCGAAGCGACACAGGACGAACTGGCCGAAACCGAGTCGGAACTGGCGGACGCTCGGGCGGACCTCGACGAGCGCGAGGCAACAATCGACGATCTGGAGGAGCGTCTCAAACAGAAGCAAGCGGAGTTCCAGAACTACAAGCAGCGTCAGGAGCGCGAGAAAGAGCGGATCAAAGAGCGTGCCGCCGAGGACCTCGTCGAGCGGCTTGTCGAGGTACGGGACAATCTGCTCCGGGCCGCGGATCAGGATCACGACAACGTCGAGAGCATCCGCGAGGGTGTCGAGATGACGCTCAAATCGTTCGATCGGATCCTCGAAGACGAGAACGTCTCGCCGATCGAACCGGAGCCCGGCGCGGACGTCGACCCGAAGACACACGAGGTGATGATGCGGGTCGACAGCGACGAGCCGGAAGGCACGGTCGCGGAACTGTACCGCCCCGGCTACGAGATCGCCGACAAACTGATCCAGTCCGCACAGGTCACCGTCAGCACCGGCGCTGAAGTCGAAGACGAGGAGACGACGGAGGATGGCGAAGCCGACGAGGACGATGCCGAGATGGAACCCGACGACGGAGTGTCTGAAGCGGACGAGGAAGACGTCGACTCAGAGGAGTCCGAAACTGGCGACGAAGACACCGAACACGAGGGAGACGAACACGACGTCGGAGACGGTGAGGACGTCCCAGAGAAGTCCGACGCTGCGGAAGCGGCTGACTCCGATGATAGCGAGGTCGACGAAGAAGGCACCGACACCAAGGAGGACGAAACTGACGACGAAGACGCTGGTACCGACGATGAGGACGAAGCCGGAGAGGGAGACGAACACGAGTCCGGGGACGATGACGACCCAGAGGAGACCGAAGCAGCGGAAGACACTGGTTCCGGAGAAGCCGAAGCAGCGGAAGAGAGCGACCACGGGGAGACTAAAGCTGATGAAGACGCCGACTCCGAGGAGGGCAACACTGGCGACGAAGCCGACGAGGAGGGAGCCAACACTGAGGATTCCGACCCCGACGAGGAAACAACGGATCACGCCGAAGGGAACGACGCCCAGGGGAAAGACACCGACGCCGAGACTGCCGATGCGGATGAGAAGGATGACGGTACCGAGGTCGATGAGGATGACAAACCGACCGAACAGGACGCGGACGAAGACGCCGGAAAAGACGACAACGCCGAGTGA
- the dnaK gene encoding molecular chaperone DnaK, which translates to MASNKILGIDLGTTNSAFAVMEGGDPEIIVNGEGERTTPSAVSFTEDGERLVGKPAKNQAIQNPERTIESIKRHMGEEDYTVQIDDEEYTPEQVSAMILQKIKHDAEEYLGDELEKAVITVPAYFSDRQRQATKDAGEIAGFEVERIVNEPTAASMAYGIDEDQDQTVLVYDLGGGTFDVSILDLGGGVYEVVATNGDNDLGGDDWDHAIIDWLAEEFENQHGIDLTEDRQALQRLKDAAEEAKIELSSRKETDINLPFITATDSGPVHLEESLTRAKFESLTADLVERTVEPTEQALEDAGKEKDDIDEVLMVGGSTRMPQVQEKVEEMTGKEPKKNVNPDEAVALGAAIQGGVLGGEVDDIVLLDVTPLSLGIEVKGGLFERLIEKNTTIPTEESKIFTTAADNQTSVQVRVFQGEREIADENEMLGEFHLTGIPPAPAGTPQIEVGFSIDENGIVNVQAEDKGSGNAEEITIEGGAGLSDAEIEEMQQEAAQHAEEDQERRERIEARNAAEESIQRANTLLEENGEELDEALVEDIEAEIENVEAALEDEDAGKEEYEEATESLSDALQEIGKQMYQQEAQAGAAGAGGMGGGPAGGPGGAAGPGPDAEGDEFVDADFEDVDENDDK; encoded by the coding sequence ATGGCCAGTAACAAGATTCTCGGTATCGACCTTGGTACGACGAACAGCGCGTTTGCCGTCATGGAAGGTGGAGACCCCGAAATCATTGTCAACGGGGAAGGGGAACGAACAACGCCTTCCGCAGTCTCTTTCACCGAAGACGGCGAGCGACTCGTCGGCAAACCGGCGAAGAACCAGGCGATCCAGAACCCCGAGCGGACGATCGAATCCATCAAGCGCCACATGGGCGAAGAGGACTACACCGTCCAGATCGACGACGAGGAGTATACGCCCGAACAGGTCTCGGCGATGATCCTCCAGAAGATCAAACACGACGCCGAGGAGTATCTCGGCGACGAGCTTGAAAAGGCCGTCATCACGGTCCCGGCGTACTTCAGCGACCGCCAGCGTCAGGCGACCAAGGACGCCGGCGAGATCGCCGGCTTCGAGGTCGAACGCATCGTCAACGAGCCGACCGCGGCGTCGATGGCGTATGGAATCGACGAGGACCAGGACCAGACCGTACTCGTCTACGACCTCGGTGGCGGGACGTTCGACGTTTCCATCCTCGACCTCGGCGGAGGCGTCTACGAGGTCGTCGCCACGAACGGGGACAACGACCTCGGCGGTGACGACTGGGACCACGCGATTATCGACTGGCTGGCCGAGGAGTTCGAGAACCAGCACGGGATCGATCTCACCGAGGACCGACAGGCGCTCCAGCGGCTGAAAGACGCCGCCGAGGAGGCCAAGATTGAACTCTCCTCGCGCAAGGAAACCGATATCAATCTCCCGTTCATCACGGCGACCGACAGTGGCCCGGTACACCTCGAAGAGAGTCTCACACGTGCCAAGTTCGAGTCGCTGACCGCGGATCTGGTCGAGCGAACGGTCGAGCCGACCGAGCAGGCGCTCGAAGACGCTGGCAAAGAAAAAGACGACATCGACGAAGTGCTCATGGTCGGTGGCTCCACGCGGATGCCACAGGTCCAGGAGAAAGTCGAGGAGATGACCGGCAAGGAGCCGAAAAAGAACGTCAACCCCGACGAGGCCGTCGCGCTCGGCGCGGCGATCCAGGGTGGCGTGCTCGGGGGCGAGGTCGACGATATCGTCCTGCTCGACGTCACGCCGCTCTCGCTCGGTATCGAAGTCAAAGGTGGCCTCTTCGAGCGACTCATCGAGAAGAATACGACGATCCCGACCGAGGAGTCGAAGATTTTCACCACTGCCGCGGACAACCAGACCTCCGTGCAGGTCCGTGTCTTCCAGGGTGAACGCGAGATTGCCGACGAGAACGAGATGCTCGGCGAGTTCCACCTGACCGGAATCCCGCCAGCCCCGGCCGGAACGCCCCAGATCGAGGTCGGCTTCAGCATCGACGAGAACGGCATCGTCAACGTGCAGGCCGAGGACAAAGGCTCCGGTAACGCCGAGGAGATCACCATCGAGGGCGGCGCTGGCCTCTCCGACGCGGAGATCGAAGAGATGCAACAGGAGGCCGCACAGCACGCCGAGGAGGATCAGGAACGCCGCGAACGCATTGAAGCGCGTAACGCCGCCGAGGAGTCGATCCAGCGAGCGAACACGCTCCTCGAAGAGAACGGAGAAGAGCTCGACGAGGCGCTGGTCGAGGATATCGAGGCCGAGATCGAGAACGTCGAGGCGGCGCTCGAAGACGAAGACGCTGGCAAAGAGGAGTACGAGGAGGCCACCGAGAGCCTGAGCGACGCGCTGCAGGAGATCGGCAAACAGATGTACCAGCAGGAAGCCCAGGCCGGTGCCGCGGGCGCTGGCGGCATGGGCGGTGGCCCAGCGGGCGGTCCCGGCGGCGCTGCAGGTCCGGGGCCTGACGCCGAGGGCGACGAGTTCGTCGACGCCGACTTCGAGGACGTTGACGAGAACGACGACAAATAG
- the gfcR gene encoding transcriptional regulator GfcR: MKNVDDLIESAAQLADRGLAKGEIADELNVSRETASWLVERSGAGSETADVSAPTRATGGPADIHVDWSAIGRDSNRLTHMGAAMADMLGKHGDDVDLTIGIEKAGAPLATTVAAELDTDLGTYAPRKHQWEEGDIEDLGGTFSRNFAQIRDRECYIVDDTITSGTTMRETVEAIEKEGGEPVACIVLADKQGIDEIEGIPVYSLLKVISVGEE; encoded by the coding sequence ATGAAAAACGTTGACGATCTTATCGAGAGTGCCGCCCAGCTCGCTGACCGGGGGCTTGCAAAAGGCGAGATTGCGGACGAATTGAACGTCTCGCGGGAGACGGCGAGCTGGCTGGTCGAGCGCAGCGGTGCAGGATCGGAGACCGCCGACGTGTCGGCCCCGACGCGGGCGACCGGTGGCCCGGCCGACATCCACGTCGACTGGAGCGCGATCGGCCGTGACAGCAACCGCCTCACGCACATGGGTGCGGCCATGGCCGATATGCTCGGGAAACATGGTGACGATGTCGATCTCACCATCGGCATCGAGAAGGCAGGTGCCCCGCTCGCGACGACGGTCGCGGCCGAACTCGATACCGACCTCGGCACGTACGCACCGCGCAAACACCAGTGGGAAGAGGGAGATATCGAAGATCTGGGAGGGACGTTCTCGCGGAACTTCGCGCAGATCCGCGACCGGGAGTGTTACATCGTCGACGACACGATTACCAGCGGAACGACGATGCGGGAGACCGTCGAAGCGATCGAAAAGGAAGGCGGTGAGCCGGTTGCCTGTATCGTGCTTGCGGACAAGCAAGGTATCGACGAGATTGAAGGAATCCCGGTCTACTCGCTGTTGAAAGTCATCAGTGTCGGCGAGGAGTGA
- a CDS encoding TrmB family transcriptional regulator has translation MSVLDPKDSRSSESIELTTSQETVLQELARQYHQHGEPVKGKEIGERIGRCAGTVRNQMQSLKRLDLVDGVPGPNGGYEPTAKVLEILGMESPEQGTTVPVFRNGDPVEDASVIRIGMSTVYHPTTCRAELQVTGGVETFDQGDRITIGPMPVSGLRLTGTFSGTDSTGTKLMVTVEEMETG, from the coding sequence ATGTCTGTACTTGATCCGAAAGATAGCCGAAGCTCGGAGTCAATTGAACTCACTACGAGCCAGGAGACTGTCCTGCAGGAGTTGGCTCGCCAGTATCACCAGCATGGCGAGCCAGTGAAAGGAAAGGAGATTGGGGAACGAATCGGACGGTGTGCAGGTACGGTGAGAAACCAGATGCAGAGCCTGAAACGCCTTGATCTGGTCGATGGGGTGCCAGGTCCGAACGGCGGCTACGAGCCGACCGCAAAAGTACTGGAGATCCTTGGAATGGAATCCCCAGAGCAAGGTACAACTGTCCCCGTATTCAGGAACGGTGACCCAGTCGAAGATGCAAGCGTTATCCGCATCGGCATGTCTACCGTCTACCATCCAACTACCTGTCGAGCAGAGCTACAGGTGACCGGCGGGGTCGAAACGTTCGATCAGGGCGACCGGATCACGATCGGCCCCATGCCCGTTTCCGGACTCCGGCTTACCGGGACGTTCTCCGGTACCGATAGTACTGGTACCAAACTGATGGTGACTGTCGAAGAGATGGAAACGGGGTGA
- a CDS encoding bifunctional 4-hydroxy-2-oxoglutarate aldolase/2-dehydro-3-deoxy-phosphogluconate aldolase: protein MTTHEDMQQLVDSGVIAVLRGVDEADVEQVAEALIEGGVTTLEVTADTPGAIDMIGDLAAAYEDREDVLIGAGTVLDAETARSALLAGAEFVVCPSFHEDVVETCNRYGAVVAPGVATPTEAIEAYETGADLVKLFPASDLGASYLGSIKGPLGQIPIVPTGGIGPDNAGEFIEAGACAVGAGGSLIDDEAIEAGEYDVLTENAEALVAAVEDAR, encoded by the coding sequence ATGACCACGCACGAGGACATGCAACAGCTAGTCGATAGCGGAGTAATCGCGGTGCTGCGCGGCGTCGACGAAGCGGATGTCGAACAGGTGGCCGAGGCCCTGATCGAGGGCGGCGTGACGACGCTCGAGGTCACCGCCGACACGCCGGGCGCGATCGACATGATCGGTGATCTCGCGGCGGCATACGAGGATCGCGAGGACGTCCTCATCGGTGCCGGGACGGTGCTCGACGCCGAAACGGCCCGGTCTGCCCTCCTCGCCGGTGCGGAGTTCGTCGTCTGCCCGAGCTTTCACGAGGATGTCGTCGAGACCTGCAACCGTTACGGTGCGGTCGTTGCGCCGGGCGTCGCCACTCCCACCGAAGCGATCGAAGCCTACGAAACCGGCGCAGATCTCGTGAAGCTGTTTCCCGCCTCGGATCTCGGCGCGAGCTACCTGGGCAGTATCAAGGGTCCACTCGGCCAGATCCCGATCGTCCCGACCGGCGGCATCGGTCCGGACAACGCCGGTGAGTTTATCGAGGCCGGTGCCTGCGCGGTCGGCGCTGGGGGCTCGCTGATCGACGACGAAGCGATCGAAGCAGGCGAGTACGACGTACTCACCGAGAACGCGGAAGCGCTCGTTGCTGCAGTCGAAGACGCGCGGTAG
- a CDS encoding DUF7110 family protein — translation MSTDNSSHVYRLHSTLELPLEDVHDFFDDPSLPDGIDDVDITRRNNTLILKAVATDKSLSKYTPTAQLKASVTENRVYEEPEEVRRRKSGPQWGDEEEDEPESELVEFAAFKGDRETVLQNTTLQYEMFQVLCEIAKESEKGTLTAITERDGDLEATRIVDGDPRPSSIEVVEGAGDNDSNGGGVNWRDNKFISE, via the coding sequence ATGTCAACAGACAATTCCAGCCACGTTTATCGGCTCCACTCGACACTGGAACTGCCACTCGAAGACGTCCACGACTTCTTCGACGACCCATCACTGCCCGACGGTATCGATGACGTAGATATCACCCGTCGCAACAATACGCTCATTCTGAAAGCCGTGGCGACCGACAAGTCGCTGAGCAAGTACACGCCGACGGCACAGCTGAAAGCGAGTGTGACCGAAAACCGCGTGTACGAAGAACCCGAAGAGGTACGTCGACGAAAAAGCGGTCCACAGTGGGGCGACGAAGAAGAAGACGAACCCGAGTCCGAACTCGTCGAGTTCGCGGCGTTCAAGGGCGACCGCGAGACCGTTCTGCAGAACACGACCCTGCAGTACGAGATGTTCCAGGTACTCTGTGAGATCGCCAAAGAGTCCGAAAAGGGGACGCTCACTGCGATCACCGAACGGGACGGCGACCTCGAAGCGACGCGAATCGTCGATGGCGACCCCCGCCCGAGTTCGATCGAAGTCGTCGAGGGTGCGGGCGACAACGACTCGAACGGCGGCGGCGTCAACTGGCGGGATAACAAGTTTATTAGCGAGTGA
- the dhaK gene encoding dihydroxyacetone kinase subunit DhaK, whose product MKKLINEPEDVVDEMLDGMVAAYPDRLRRLDDAEVLVRADAPVDGKVGIVSGGGSGHEPTHGGFIGDGMLDGAAAGEVFTSPSADQLGSMIEACDGGEGVLAVVKNYEGDVMNFDTAAEMAGMEGVDVSQVVVNDDVAVEDSLYTSGRRGVAGTILVHKAAGAKAAEGADLDEVTRVAEKVIDNVATMGTALTSCITPDKGEPTFDLGEDEIELGIGIHGEPGTERTDIMSADEITEHLTENVLDDLDLEDGQEVATIVNGMGGTPLMELFVVNKRLQELIDDHGLETWDAWVGDYMTSLDMDGASITVCAVDDELKELLSAPADTPGLTVTE is encoded by the coding sequence ATGAAGAAACTCATCAACGAACCGGAAGATGTCGTCGACGAGATGCTCGACGGAATGGTAGCGGCGTATCCCGACCGACTTCGGCGGCTCGACGATGCCGAAGTGCTCGTCCGGGCGGACGCGCCTGTCGACGGGAAGGTGGGGATCGTCTCGGGCGGGGGGAGCGGTCACGAGCCGACACACGGTGGTTTCATCGGTGACGGAATGCTCGATGGCGCAGCGGCCGGTGAGGTGTTCACGTCGCCGAGTGCGGACCAGCTCGGGTCCATGATCGAAGCGTGTGACGGCGGTGAAGGTGTCCTCGCCGTAGTGAAAAACTACGAGGGCGACGTGATGAACTTCGATACCGCTGCGGAGATGGCCGGGATGGAGGGGGTCGATGTCTCGCAAGTCGTCGTCAACGACGATGTCGCCGTCGAGGACTCGCTGTACACGTCCGGTCGGCGCGGCGTCGCCGGGACGATCCTCGTTCACAAGGCGGCTGGTGCGAAGGCGGCCGAAGGTGCCGACCTCGACGAGGTGACGCGTGTCGCAGAGAAGGTCATCGACAACGTCGCTACGATGGGGACGGCGCTGACCTCCTGTATCACCCCGGACAAGGGTGAGCCGACGTTTGATCTGGGCGAGGACGAGATCGAACTCGGGATCGGTATCCACGGCGAACCGGGCACCGAGCGGACCGACATCATGAGCGCCGACGAGATCACCGAGCATCTCACCGAGAACGTACTGGACGATCTCGACCTGGAGGACGGTCAGGAGGTTGCCACGATCGTCAACGGCATGGGCGGCACGCCGCTGATGGAACTGTTCGTCGTCAACAAACGTCTACAGGAGCTGATCGACGACCACGGACTGGAGACCTGGGACGCGTGGGTGGGCGACTACATGACCTCGCTGGATATGGACGGCGCGTCAATCACCGTCTGTGCGGTCGACGACGAACTCAAAGAGTTGCTGTCAGCGCCAGCGGACACCCCGGGACTGACAGTGACGGAATAG
- the dhaL gene encoding dihydroxyacetone kinase subunit DhaL: MNDTDRQREAVAEALENVTARLDEEKSHLTDLDSAIGDADHGANMTRGFRKANEKVQDMDEADPAELVKTIGVTLVSEVGGASGPLYGGSIMSASQEFSEEGITAETSVAFAEAYLEKVQDRGGAEIGSKTMVDALTPAVHTYKKSIETDDLEPLEALAKAVDAAERGVEFTTPIRARKGRASYLGWRSVGHQDPGATSTLYIMEELLATAQTYLNGEVEATAEAEEAPEEMPDEVAEGEDE; this comes from the coding sequence ATGAATGATACGGATCGACAGCGAGAGGCGGTCGCAGAGGCACTCGAAAACGTTACCGCGCGACTCGACGAAGAGAAGTCACATCTGACGGATCTGGACTCGGCGATCGGCGATGCCGACCACGGGGCAAACATGACCCGAGGGTTCAGAAAGGCAAACGAGAAAGTACAGGATATGGACGAGGCCGATCCCGCAGAGCTGGTGAAGACGATCGGCGTCACGCTCGTCTCGGAGGTCGGCGGCGCGTCCGGTCCGCTCTACGGCGGCTCGATCATGTCTGCAAGCCAGGAGTTCTCCGAGGAGGGGATTACCGCAGAGACTAGCGTCGCCTTCGCCGAGGCGTATCTGGAGAAGGTACAGGATCGCGGCGGCGCGGAGATCGGATCGAAGACGATGGTCGACGCGCTTACGCCTGCCGTCCACACCTACAAGAAGTCGATCGAGACTGACGATCTAGAGCCCCTCGAAGCGCTGGCGAAGGCGGTCGACGCCGCCGAGCGGGGCGTCGAGTTCACCACGCCGATCCGCGCCAGGAAGGGACGGGCGTCCTATCTTGGCTGGCGGTCAGTCGGCCATCAGGACCCCGGTGCAACGTCAACACTGTACATCATGGAGGAGCTGCTCGCCACCGCACAGACGTATCTCAACGGTGAGGTCGAGGCGACTGCCGAAGCCGAGGAAGCACCCGAAGAGATGCCCGACGAGGTAGCGGAGGGCGAGGACGAATGA
- the dhaM gene encoding dihydroxyacetone kinase phosphoryl donor subunit DhaM: MIGLVVVSHSARAAEGICEVAQEMAGDARIEPAGGEDDGLGTDAGRIQEAIDAADDGDGVVVLVDLGSAVMNAELAIEMSDAEVRIADAPVLEGAVNAGVETTSGKATLDSVVERAEEAREYRKLD, from the coding sequence ATGATCGGCCTCGTTGTGGTCTCCCATAGCGCCCGCGCCGCGGAGGGGATCTGTGAGGTTGCCCAGGAGATGGCTGGCGACGCCCGGATCGAACCAGCAGGCGGCGAAGACGACGGGCTCGGTACCGACGCGGGCCGGATTCAGGAAGCGATCGATGCCGCGGACGACGGGGACGGAGTCGTCGTCCTCGTCGATCTTGGAAGCGCGGTAATGAACGCCGAGCTGGCAATCGAGATGAGCGATGCGGAGGTACGAATCGCAGACGCGCCCGTACTGGAGGGTGCTGTCAACGCTGGCGTCGAGACGACCAGCGGAAAAGCGACGCTTGACTCGGTCGTCGAACGGGCCGAAGAGGCGCGCGAGTACCGGAAACTGGACTGA
- a CDS encoding GNAT family N-acetyltransferase: MTDFRPLPDADRQQFRSMLRYAFTPERGPLDDEDIESGETVLYDRYGLYDGGELVSGCKLYTPEARIRDEITTIGGLGAVATLPEFRGKGYGRQLCLQVLSEYRKRGIGLVALWPFSTPFYRRMGWGTANKVARYELPPRALPMADTAGRMRRIDGDDWEELRAVERRASGTRSLALRRSETWWRERTLANWDGEGDPFCYGYERDGQLQGYLVYTVGDDDERTLTVSGLVAADEEAYRALFDFLSGHGAQIERIVGERALGTNLLSRVDDPAAIDCTVEAGPMVRLTDVEALEAIEWPADEGECTLAVSDPLVADNEGVFELSVSDGQASIDRVAGSVNGQSAQTADASVGIGTLSQLAVGTYGPDEAKRLGDFRILNESVRTRLGAVFVPRSVGLREFF; the protein is encoded by the coding sequence ATGACTGATTTTCGCCCACTCCCCGACGCGGATCGCCAGCAGTTCCGTTCAATGCTCCGCTACGCGTTCACCCCGGAACGCGGTCCACTCGATGATGAGGATATCGAGAGTGGGGAGACGGTGTTGTACGATCGGTACGGGCTGTACGACGGTGGGGAGCTCGTTAGCGGCTGTAAACTGTACACGCCGGAGGCACGCATCCGCGATGAGATTACGACGATCGGCGGACTGGGTGCGGTCGCCACGCTCCCCGAGTTCCGGGGGAAAGGCTACGGCCGACAGTTGTGTCTGCAAGTACTCTCCGAGTATCGGAAACGAGGGATCGGGCTCGTGGCACTCTGGCCGTTTTCGACGCCGTTCTACCGACGGATGGGCTGGGGGACGGCCAACAAGGTGGCACGGTATGAACTCCCGCCGCGGGCGCTGCCGATGGCCGATACTGCCGGACGGATGCGACGGATCGACGGCGACGACTGGGAAGAGCTACGAGCGGTCGAGCGCCGAGCCAGTGGGACTCGATCGCTGGCGCTTCGCCGGTCCGAGACCTGGTGGCGCGAGCGGACCCTCGCGAACTGGGACGGTGAGGGCGATCCGTTCTGTTACGGCTACGAGCGGGACGGACAGCTGCAGGGATACCTCGTATATACTGTCGGAGACGACGATGAGCGGACGCTCACGGTCAGCGGGCTCGTCGCAGCAGACGAAGAGGCCTATCGTGCCCTGTTCGACTTCCTCTCGGGTCACGGCGCACAGATCGAGCGGATCGTCGGCGAGCGAGCGCTGGGAACCAACCTGCTTTCGCGAGTCGACGATCCCGCTGCCATCGACTGTACCGTCGAGGCGGGACCGATGGTCCGACTGACCGACGTCGAGGCGCTCGAAGCGATCGAATGGCCTGCGGACGAGGGAGAGTGCACGCTAGCGGTGTCTGATCCGCTCGTCGCGGACAACGAGGGCGTGTTCGAGCTGTCTGTATCAGATGGGCAAGCGAGCATCGACCGCGTCGCCGGCAGCGTGAACGGCCAGTCCGCACAGACGGCCGACGCAAGCGTCGGGATTGGGACGCTCTCCCAGCTGGCCGTCGGTACGTACGGGCCGGATGAGGCCAAGCGTCTCGGTGACTTTCGGATCCTCAACGAGTCAGTTCGGACGCGGCTCGGGGCCGTCTTCGTCCCCCGGTCGGTCGGATTGCGGGAGTTCTTCTAG
- a CDS encoding zinc-dependent alcohol dehydrogenase family protein: MRAAIYQEPREITVEEVPDVTVESPTDAIVRVTHTAICGSDLWFYRGESDREAGSRVGHEPMGLVEAVGEDVTSVDVGDRVFAPFVISCGYCEFCRKGLHTSCANGDSWGGENGGCQGEQIRVPQADGTLVRVPDRHADDEDTLEALLPLTDVMGTGHHAAVSAGVEAGDTCVVIGDGAVGLCGVLAARRLGAERIVAMGHHEDRLALAEAFGATETVAARGDEAVERAKELTYGGTNHVLECVGAASAMDTAIEVCRPGGTVGYVGVPHGVDDEGLDVFSLFSDNITLQGGVAPVRAYAEELMADVLGGTLDPSPIFTKTVDLDGVPEGYRAMDEREAIKVLVKP, translated from the coding sequence ATGCGCGCAGCTATCTATCAGGAACCCCGCGAGATCACTGTCGAGGAGGTACCGGACGTCACAGTCGAGTCGCCGACCGATGCGATCGTCCGCGTGACACACACGGCGATCTGTGGCTCCGACCTCTGGTTCTACCGTGGCGAGAGCGACCGCGAAGCAGGATCACGGGTCGGCCACGAACCGATGGGGCTCGTCGAGGCGGTCGGCGAGGACGTCACCTCGGTCGACGTCGGCGACCGAGTTTTTGCACCGTTCGTCATCAGCTGTGGCTACTGCGAGTTCTGTCGGAAAGGCCTGCACACCTCCTGTGCGAACGGGGACTCCTGGGGCGGCGAGAACGGCGGCTGTCAGGGAGAGCAGATCCGCGTCCCGCAGGCCGACGGCACGCTCGTCCGGGTCCCGGATCGACACGCCGACGACGAGGACACGCTCGAAGCGCTGCTCCCGCTTACCGACGTGATGGGAACCGGCCACCACGCCGCGGTGAGTGCGGGCGTCGAGGCAGGCGATACCTGCGTCGTCATCGGCGACGGCGCGGTCGGGCTCTGTGGCGTCCTCGCGGCCCGCCGACTCGGTGCCGAACGGATCGTCGCGATGGGCCATCACGAGGACCGGCTCGCGCTGGCCGAGGCGTTCGGTGCGACCGAGACGGTCGCCGCCCGCGGGGACGAGGCAGTCGAGCGCGCCAAGGAGCTGACCTACGGCGGCACGAACCACGTGCTGGAATGTGTGGGTGCGGCGTCGGCGATGGACACCGCGATCGAGGTCTGTCGCCCCGGTGGGACGGTCGGCTACGTCGGCGTCCCCCACGGTGTCGACGACGAAGGCCTCGACGTGTTCTCGCTGTTCAGTGACAACATCACGCTACAGGGTGGCGTCGCGCCGGTCCGGGCCTACGCCGAGGAGCTAATGGCCGACGTGCTTGGTGGCACGCTCGATCCTTCGCCGATATTCACGAAGACCGTTGATCTGGACGGCGTGCCGGAGGGCTACCGGGCGATGGACGAGCGCGAAGCGATCAAAGTGCTGGTCAAACCCTGA